One window of Gloeothece citriformis PCC 7424 genomic DNA carries:
- a CDS encoding DEAD/DEAH box helicase codes for MVRVSTLTYNRGTLILHPPPKGKEWLDFATWDDRIEKFRIPGIYYRSLVETLQATETEFIDNAKEFMPLDLSPSVEMNPYPHQQEALLAWKKAGRKGVVVLPTASGKTYLAQLAMEATPRTTLIVVPTLDLLHQWYAQIEAAFPDIDVGLLGGGSKDRSAILIATYNSAAIHSEVLGNRYALVIFDECHHLPTDFFRRIAEDAIAPYRLGLTATPERTDGTHQHLDTLIGPIVYRKTPQDLSGQALAQHKVIQIKVKLSPKERETYDRAIKTRNDFLKETNISLSSLQGWQLFVQASARSAQGRRAMLAHREAKEIASGTDGKLRVLTELISQHYPEAILIFTNDNATVYRISQEFLIPAITHQTPVKERHDILKRFREGDYKILVTSHVLNEGVDVPDARIAIILSGTGSAREYVQRLGRVLRKGKTPDKLAILYEVITEDTSEERTSKRRRGAQEQQNPPEPPKHQQLELISFSEPKKRPKTPKAAESSTPWHPEEE; via the coding sequence ATGGTTCGGGTTTCCACACTTACCTATAATAGAGGAACTTTAATTTTACATCCTCCCCCAAAAGGAAAAGAATGGCTAGATTTTGCCACTTGGGACGATCGAATAGAAAAATTCCGCATCCCTGGTATTTACTATCGATCTTTAGTAGAAACTCTCCAAGCAACCGAGACAGAATTTATTGATAATGCTAAAGAATTTATGCCTTTAGACTTATCTCCTAGTGTAGAGATGAATCCCTATCCTCATCAACAAGAGGCATTATTAGCTTGGAAAAAAGCAGGAAGAAAAGGGGTAGTTGTCCTTCCCACCGCATCCGGAAAAACTTATTTAGCACAACTCGCTATGGAAGCGACTCCCCGCACAACTTTAATCGTCGTTCCTACCCTCGATTTACTTCATCAATGGTACGCTCAAATTGAGGCCGCTTTCCCTGATATAGACGTAGGATTATTAGGAGGAGGATCTAAAGATCGCAGTGCTATTTTAATTGCCACTTATAATAGTGCCGCGATTCATTCAGAAGTTTTAGGAAATCGATATGCTTTAGTGATTTTTGATGAATGTCATCATCTGCCAACTGACTTTTTTCGTCGCATTGCTGAAGATGCGATCGCGCCTTATCGTCTGGGACTTACGGCGACTCCTGAACGGACGGATGGCACTCATCAACACTTAGATACTCTCATTGGCCCTATTGTATATCGTAAAACTCCTCAAGATTTATCCGGACAAGCATTAGCACAGCATAAAGTTATCCAAATTAAAGTTAAATTATCCCCCAAAGAACGGGAAACTTACGATCGAGCGATTAAAACTCGCAATGATTTTCTCAAAGAGACGAATATTTCATTAAGTAGTTTACAAGGTTGGCAATTATTTGTTCAAGCAAGTGCGAGATCGGCACAAGGAAGACGAGCAATGTTGGCGCACCGAGAAGCAAAAGAAATTGCCTCCGGTACCGATGGAAAATTAAGAGTTTTAACCGAATTAATTTCCCAACATTATCCCGAAGCGATTTTAATTTTTACTAATGATAATGCAACGGTTTATCGAATTTCTCAAGAATTTTTGATTCCTGCGATTACCCATCAAACTCCAGTTAAAGAACGTCATGACATTTTAAAACGGTTTCGAGAAGGAGACTATAAAATCCTAGTGACTTCTCATGTTCTTAATGAAGGGGTTGATGTTCCTGATGCTAGAATAGCGATTATTTTATCCGGAACCGGTTCGGCGAGGGAATATGTACAACGATTAGGACGAGTTTTAAGGAAAGGAAAAACTCCCGATAAATTAGCGATTTTATATGAAGTGATTACCGAAGACACCAGTGAAGAACGGACATCAAAACGGAGACGAGGCGCACAAGAACAACAAAATCCGCCAGAACCCCCCAAACATCAACAATTAGAATTAATTTCTTTTTCTGAGCCAAAAAAACGCCCAAAAACACCTAAAGCGGCTGAATCTTCAACCCCTTGGCATCCAGAAGAAGAGTAA
- the folK gene encoding 2-amino-4-hydroxy-6-hydroxymethyldihydropteridine diphosphokinase: MTPAAIALGSNLGESVFILENALSKLAQTPKITIVSRSHWYNTTAVGPPQPDYVNGCAILNVDWSPERLIDILLEIEQDFGRMRREKWGPRTLDLDLLFYDNLILNTPKLQLPHPRMRERAFVLIPLAEIATDWIDPVTGKSIVDLLKAVDPSGVKLIH, encoded by the coding sequence ATGACTCCAGCCGCGATCGCCCTTGGAAGTAATTTGGGTGAGTCTGTTTTCATACTAGAAAACGCTTTGAGCAAACTGGCACAAACTCCTAAAATTACCATCGTCTCTCGCTCTCATTGGTATAATACCACTGCGGTAGGGCCACCCCAACCGGATTATGTCAATGGATGCGCCATTTTAAATGTAGACTGGAGTCCCGAAAGGTTAATCGACATTCTCCTAGAAATAGAACAAGACTTTGGCCGGATGCGTCGGGAAAAATGGGGGCCCAGAACCTTAGATCTTGATTTACTTTTCTATGACAATCTGATCTTAAATACTCCTAAGTTACAACTTCCTCATCCGAGAATGAGAGAAAGAGCCTTTGTTTTGATACCATTAGCAGAGATTGCCACTGATTGGATCGATCCGGTTACAGGTAAATCGATCGTAGATTTACTTAAAGCAGTCGATCCGTCAGGGGTTAAACTGATACATTAA
- a CDS encoding FAD-binding domain-containing protein, with product MSDLILFWHRRDLRISDNIGLSTARQRSPHVVGIFCLDPDILEKDDVAPARVTYLIGCLQELQQNYQQAGSQLLILKGKPSQAIPILAESLKAQAVFWNLDVEPYAQTRDEQVSNALQEKGIATEKFWDQLLHAPGKILTLSKEPYKVYTPFWRNWSQELKKSPVQALEDVQGLNQQQISLAKEAGIIDLPTAKDLGYLWENPLMLNPGETAAKERLQEFCKTSINNYQEQRDLPAIDGTSRLSAALKFGAIGIRTVWQATLELYENSRSDEVRESIQTWQQELAWREFYQHCMYFFPELADGPYRKEFREFPWDNDEDLFQAWCEGKTGYPIVDAAMRQLNETGWMHNRCRMIVASFLTKDLIINWQWGEKYFMQKLYDGDLSANNGGWQWSASSGMDPKPLRIFNPASQSQKYDPDGEYIRQWIPELKSLDTEYLVTGKIPTSELRQCGYPEPIVDHKKRQAEFKQRYKEVKG from the coding sequence ATGTCGGATTTAATTCTCTTTTGGCATCGCCGAGATTTAAGAATTAGTGATAATATCGGTCTGAGTACAGCACGACAAAGAAGTCCTCATGTTGTCGGGATTTTTTGTTTAGATCCAGATATTTTAGAGAAAGATGATGTTGCTCCGGCTAGGGTGACTTACCTAATCGGTTGTTTACAGGAATTGCAACAAAACTACCAGCAAGCAGGAAGTCAATTATTAATTCTCAAGGGTAAACCGAGCCAAGCTATTCCCATCTTAGCAGAAAGTCTCAAAGCTCAAGCGGTTTTTTGGAATTTAGATGTAGAACCTTATGCACAAACAAGAGACGAACAAGTCAGCAATGCTTTACAAGAAAAAGGAATTGCTACAGAGAAATTTTGGGATCAATTACTTCATGCACCAGGGAAAATATTAACCCTATCGAAAGAGCCATATAAAGTTTATACCCCTTTTTGGAGAAACTGGAGTCAGGAACTTAAAAAATCTCCCGTTCAAGCCTTAGAAGATGTTCAAGGGTTAAATCAACAACAGATCTCTTTAGCAAAAGAAGCGGGAATAATTGACTTACCCACCGCCAAAGATTTAGGGTATCTATGGGAAAATCCTCTCATGTTAAATCCCGGAGAAACCGCCGCTAAAGAAAGATTACAAGAGTTTTGTAAAACGTCAATTAATAATTATCAAGAACAAAGAGATTTACCCGCAATTGATGGAACATCTCGCCTCAGTGCTGCCTTAAAATTTGGGGCTATTGGTATCCGTACTGTGTGGCAAGCTACCCTTGAACTATACGAAAATAGCAGAAGTGATGAAGTCAGAGAAAGTATTCAAACTTGGCAACAAGAGTTAGCTTGGAGAGAATTTTATCAGCATTGTATGTATTTTTTCCCTGAGTTGGCAGACGGCCCTTATCGAAAGGAATTTAGAGAGTTTCCTTGGGATAATGATGAGGATCTTTTTCAAGCTTGGTGTGAGGGAAAAACGGGTTATCCTATTGTTGATGCTGCCATGCGTCAATTAAATGAAACCGGTTGGATGCACAACCGTTGTCGGATGATTGTGGCTAGTTTTTTAACTAAAGATTTAATCATTAATTGGCAGTGGGGAGAAAAATATTTTATGCAGAAGTTATATGATGGCGATTTATCAGCTAATAATGGGGGTTGGCAATGGAGCGCTTCTAGTGGGATGGACCCTAAACCGTTACGAATTTTTAATCCGGCGAGTCAATCACAAAAATATGATCCAGATGGGGAATATATTCGTCAATGGATACCTGAATTAAAGTCTTTAGATACAGAATATTTAGTAACCGGAAAAATTCCTACATCAGAACTTCGTCAATGTGGGTATCCTGAGCCTATTGTTGATCATAAAAAACGCCAAGCTGAGTTTAAGCAGCGCTATAAAGAAGTTAAAGGATAA
- a CDS encoding Uma2 family endonuclease encodes MTLTNIHLWTVEDYHRMIEAAILTTDDRVELLEGQIIEKSFQNAPHAATIQRASDYLRSLLSGRATIRVQLPITLPPNSEPEPDIALVRVDSRDYFEGHPRAKDIFLVIEIADTTLRVDPRKALIYARAKIPEYWILDLNNQQVYRYCNPAENNYQQETILVGDISVSLVIFPQVKIQVSSLFP; translated from the coding sequence ATGACATTAACTAATATCCATTTATGGACAGTTGAAGACTATCATCGGATGATTGAGGCTGCTATTTTAACGACTGACGATCGAGTAGAATTATTAGAAGGCCAAATTATTGAAAAGAGTTTTCAAAATGCCCCTCATGCTGCTACTATTCAAAGAGCTTCTGACTATCTTAGAAGTCTTTTAAGTGGTCGAGCGACAATTCGAGTACAGTTACCTATTACTTTGCCTCCTAACTCTGAACCCGAACCGGATATTGCTTTAGTTCGGGTGGACTCTAGAGATTATTTTGAGGGACATCCTAGGGCAAAAGATATTTTTTTAGTGATAGAAATAGCAGATACAACCCTTAGAGTTGATCCTAGAAAAGCCTTAATCTATGCTAGGGCTAAAATTCCTGAATATTGGATACTTGATCTTAATAATCAACAGGTTTATCGGTATTGTAACCCAGCCGAAAATAACTATCAACAGGAAACTATTTTAGTCGGAGATATTTCAGTGTCTCTTGTCATCTTTCCCCAAGTCAAAATTCAAGTTTCTAGTTTATTTCCTTGA
- the psaX gene encoding photosystem I protein PsaX, protein MAETRFNDNTDSPRAARPSYVFWGVGIFLAINFLVAAFYFKLLNP, encoded by the coding sequence ATGGCTGAAACAAGATTTAATGACAACACTGATTCCCCAAGAGCAGCACGTCCTTCTTATGTTTTCTGGGGTGTAGGGATTTTTTTAGCAATTAATTTCTTAGTAGCTGCTTTTTATTTTAAATTGCTCAATCCTTAA
- a CDS encoding transposase, producing MGQKKSLKASLTRISRSKIKTDKPVYQMLRGIESKIEYHPFLEDWGNSYQSILRAALNDRQKGLSETEIEKSYQKKYNIQWAWADSLATNSTAVFDQLTTAKINQIEQIETELKTGLIKSQEQIEKLEISLSNPNRKNTRNLTKKLLGLKSKLQRLQRKKQQLEGSPVPVVISTAYLNKQANNFSLMNLKLLNP from the coding sequence ATGGGGCAGAAAAAATCTCTAAAAGCATCTTTAACAAGAATTAGTCGGTCAAAAATCAAGACTGATAAACCCGTTTATCAAATGCTGAGAGGGATTGAGAGTAAGATAGAATACCATCCCTTTTTAGAAGACTGGGGTAACTCTTATCAGAGTATTTTACGTGCTGCCTTAAACGACCGACAAAAAGGTTTATCAGAAACAGAAATAGAGAAAAGTTACCAGAAAAAGTATAATATTCAATGGGCATGGGCTGATAGTTTAGCCACAAATTCTACTGCTGTGTTTGACCAATTAACGACAGCTAAAATTAATCAGATAGAACAGATAGAAACCGAGCTAAAAACGGGATTAATTAAATCTCAAGAACAGATAGAAAAATTAGAAATTTCCTTGAGCAATCCTAATCGGAAAAATACCCGTAATTTGACTAAAAAGCTGCTAGGGTTAAAGTCAAAGCTACAAAGATTACAGAGGAAGAAACAACAATTAGAAGGCTCTCCCGTACCTGTGGTGATAAGTACGGCTTATTTAAATAAACAAGCTAATAATTTTTCTCTCATGAATTTAAAATTGCTAAATCCATAA
- a CDS encoding NUDIX hydrolase: protein MQLGQEPSQFLENRLFYRGRKFNFEVNKLRLPIGIEGYWEVIRHPGGALAVPITPEGKLVLVRQYRFTVEGRLLEFPAGTVEPDEDPAETIKRELEEEAGYRAKTWQTLGKFPLAPGYSDEFIYAYLAQDLEKLDQPPQQDEDEDIEVVLMSFEEFEQAIMAGEPIDAKSITSFFMARLLMDNG, encoded by the coding sequence ATGCAACTTGGTCAAGAACCCTCACAATTCCTTGAAAATCGTCTCTTTTATCGAGGTCGTAAGTTTAATTTTGAAGTGAATAAACTGCGTTTACCCATTGGAATTGAGGGATATTGGGAGGTCATTCGTCATCCGGGAGGAGCGTTAGCCGTTCCCATTACCCCAGAGGGTAAACTGGTATTAGTGCGTCAGTATCGCTTTACTGTCGAAGGACGACTGTTAGAGTTTCCCGCCGGCACAGTAGAACCCGATGAAGATCCTGCCGAAACGATTAAACGGGAGTTAGAAGAAGAAGCCGGATATCGTGCTAAAACTTGGCAAACTCTGGGCAAATTTCCTTTAGCACCGGGTTATTCTGATGAGTTTATTTATGCTTATTTAGCACAAGATTTAGAAAAGTTAGACCAACCTCCGCAACAAGATGAGGATGAAGATATCGAAGTGGTGTTAATGTCCTTTGAAGAATTTGAGCAGGCAATTATGGCAGGAGAACCGATTGATGCTAAGTCAATTACTAGCTTTTTTATGGCACGTTTATTAATGGATAATGGATAA